Within Lactobacillus amylovorus DSM 20531, the genomic segment CTTACTACATCATTGAACAAAAACTCAGCTTCTGTACAACCTTAGGCGGCTATGAAACTAATGACCAAATGCAGCTACTTGATACAGCAATGGCACCTGTAGCTAACTTCTATGCATCTGGTGAAATTATTGGTGGAGCAAATGGTCGTGATTCAATGCCAAGTATGATGAATTCCTGGTCATACGCTTCAGGCTTTGTCGCAGGTACTTCAGCGGCAGATAATGCCAACTACAATCATAGCGGCGATGAAAAACCAATTGATGTAACTTCTGGTGCATCAGAATAAAAGTAAAAGAAAGTGTCTGGGAAAAAACTAGTTCCGGCACATCAAAAAAGAACGATGATTTTCATTTCGAATCTCATCGTTCTTTTTCTGTACTTTAATAGTCTTCCTTGATATTATTGAATCACCACAAAACAAAAATGAAAGAAGGCTTATTAATGTATCAAAATTATATCACAGGTCAAACAGCTTTAACACTCAATTTAGATTTTACTATTCTTAATAATCATCTGCCTACTGTTATTAGCTGGTTCGTGGATTCTATTCCAGAAGAAGTACTGCTAGATGATACCGCTCAAACTGGACGCCCAGCTTATCACCCAGCCATGATGCTTAAAATTCTGCTTTTTGCTTATTCTAGAAGGGTATTTTCAGGTAGAAAAATTGTGGAAGAAAATTTGCCCATGATGGTGCTGGCAGAGCATCATAAAATCTCCTACCATACCATCAATAACTTTAGATCTAGCGATCATGCCAATCAGCTTATCAAGAAAAGCTTCCTTTACTTCACTAACCTATTAGAGCAATAAGGACTTATCAATGAAGGGGCTATCTTTATCGATGGTACCAAGATTGAAGCTGATGCCAACCGCTATACATTTGTCTGGCGCAAATCTGTTGAAAAGTTTCATGATAAGTTAAAGGATCAGGCAGTTGAGCTTTATGATGAATTGATTGCCAAAGAAGTAGTCAAAGTAATGGCAAAAGAAAAAGTACAAACCAGCCAAGGACTAACAGAATTAGCTTAAGAAACCAAAATCGAGCAACTGACTAAAGAAATTGAGTAAGAGCCCAAAGCTATTCCAGGTGGTTCGCCTAGAAAAGCAAGACGACGCAGCCTTAAAAAGTATCTTCATCGCTTAGAAAAGGACTACCTGCCTAGAATAAAAAAATACGAACAAGCTCAAGCGCTCTTTGCCGGACGCAACAGCTATTCCAAGACAGATCATGAGGCGACTTTTATGCACATGAAAGAAGATCATATGAAAAATGGACAGCTTAAGCCAGGCTATAATATTCAAACAGCTACGACTAATCAATATGTAGTGGATTTTGCCTTGTATCCTAATCCAACTGACTTTAAAACGCTGGAGTCTTTTTTAAAGCAGTTGCCAACATTGGACAAGTTCGATAAGATCATCGACGATGCAGGCTATGGTAGCGAATATAATTATTCAATGCTGGAAGATAAGTATTCGGATAAAGAGTACTTTATTCCCTACACCATGTATGAAAAGGAACAAAGCAGAAAATATAGAAAAGATCCAACAAAGCTTACTAACTGGTTCTACGATGAAAAAGATGATTACTATCTAGATCAAAACGGGGTTAGATTTAATTTCAAATATTACAGTAGGCGTAAAGAAAGATCGACTGGTCAGGTTCGTGATTTTAAGGTCTATGAAGCAGATGAATTCCAAGCAACGCCGGAATTAGAGCAATTAGCTAAGACCAAAAGTGGTCGTCAAAGACAAGTACGATATAATCCTAACTGGCAATATTTAAAGGAAAAAGCAAAAGAAGTTCTTCAAAGTCCTACAGGCAGACACATCTACGGTATGAGAAAGTATGATGTCGAGCCGGTATTCGGACATTTGAAGAACGTCTTTGGTATGCGCCGAACACATTTAAGAGGTAAAAATAAAGTAGAAACAGATGTTGGAATAGCCTTTATGATGATGAACTTAAGCAAATATTGGGCCAGAAGATGGTCGAAGGACCAATATGCATTATTGACAAATAAAAACAGAAAGAAAAAGACGGTCAAGCGACTCAAATTAAGAGTTAGCTTGATCGTCTTTTTATATCTGAGAGTTAGTTTTTTCCCAGACACTTTTGTTAGATAAGCTTGTCTTTGCTAACATAATTTTGGTAGCAATATTTTTGTACGAATTCATTAAAGCGATTAACTGCTGGTGGCAAGAAGTGATCGCTCTTTGTGATGATGTAAATTGGGTGCATGCCAATTTTATCTTTCAAGTGAAGCAATTTTACTTCATTTGGATTTAGTTGAGGTAAATTTGGAACGACTGCAACACCATAATTCCAATGAACAAAACCGATAATGGTATGATCTTCTACTGCTTCAATTAAAATCTTTGGTTTGATATTAGCCTTGTTAAACATTTGATCCAGTTGCGGACGCAAGCCGCTTTTTTCAGAATAGTAAATAAAAAGATATTGGACGAGCTCTTTTAAAGAGACGTCCTTTTGTTTAGCCAAAGGATTTTCAAAAGGCACAGCGGCTAAGATTTCTTGATCAACTAAGTGGAAGGTATTAATTTTATCCTTAATGTCCTGTCTTTGCGGCATTGAAGCTAAAACAATATCGAGTTCATCGTTTAAAAGGGCATCAATTAGATGAGCGGCGTTCTTGAGCTTGATGAAGAAGGCTACTTGAATTTACTTAACACCATCATCGTGAATAGATTAGGGGATGCCGTTGATATTGAACTATTCCACGATGAAGACCGTGTTAAGGAATTAGTTGCTGAAGCACATAATTATAATGTAGTCATAATTATGAGTAATCATGACTTTGAAAAAGTACCTGCTAAAGATGTGATTGAATTTCGTTTGAAGAAGATGGCAGCTTTAGGTGCTGATGTACCTAAGCTTGCATGTATGCCTCATAACGCAAAAGACGTTTTGACCTTATTAAGTGCAACTAATGAGGTAAATGAAGCAATTGATAATCCATTAATCACTATGGCAATGGGGGATATTGGCAAGGTAACTAGAATTGCAGGACAAGTATTTGGTTCTAGCTTATCATTCGGTGTAGTGGGAAAGACATCGGCCCCAGGTCAATTATCAATTGATGATTTAAGAAATGCAGAAAATTACTTAGAAATTAAGTAAGAAAAATAATTTTTGGATCTCGACGAAAGTCGGGATCTTTTTTTATAGTTAATGTTTCTAAAGCAAGTTGTTACTAAATATTTTTAATAAAAACCAACTATCTAGGCATCACACCAAATCAAAGAACGCCAATCTACAAAAACAAAAGTAGATAAACGTCTAAATCTATTAAATGAAAATTCTTGATGACTTACAAAAAATAAGCTATATTATATTTGAATTGAAATTTAACGAATATATTGTATTAATTTGAGGAGGATAGATTATGCGAATTTTTGTAGCTGGTGGTTCAGGTCGTGTCGCAACTGAATTAATTAAAGACTTAATTGCCGACGGTAATACCGTTGTAGCTGGCGCACGCCATGAAGACCATATTATTAAGCTAAATAATGTAAAGCCGGTTCACATGGATCTCCATGCTAGTGTGGATGATCTTGCTAAATTGATGAAAGGCAGCGATGCCGTTTACTTTACTGCAGGT encodes:
- a CDS encoding LysR substrate-binding domain-containing protein, giving the protein MQVAFFIKLKNAAHLIDALLNDELDIVLASMPQRQDIKDKINTFHLVDQEILAAVPFENPLAKQKDVSLKELVQYLFIYYSEKSGLRPQLDQMFNKANIKPKILIEAVEDHTIIGFVHWNYGVAVVPNLPQLNPNEVKLLHLKDKIGMHPIYIITKSDHFLPPAVNRFNEFVQKYCYQNYVSKDKLI